In Mixophyes fleayi isolate aMixFle1 chromosome 3, aMixFle1.hap1, whole genome shotgun sequence, the genomic stretch AAGTACATATGTTAAAAACCTCTTTAATATGAGCTTTCTTTTCACCAGAAACCAGCAGAAAATCAATAACTatgtgaattgaaacatgaatgtCTGGATTTGAGAAACCTTGCAATATAGATCGATAAACAGGATTTGTGTAGTAGACTAGGTATTTGTTTCCTAGAACAGCTTGTATTTTGCGTTTCCTTTTAAACCATTAACTATTCAAATGGgggcattaaataaaacatacccCCCCCCCAACCATTTGTGGTTATATCTGAAAGTAAAAGAAGAGGTATTTGTTTTATAGATTATGGAGTTAATTGACCTCTAGTTTAAATACAATTTACCTATGCCATTTACGTCCTCCCCTTTGAAAGAATCCTCCCTCTGTAGGTATAATGATACTCTGAAATGTATCAGAGAGTCCAGGGTGGCACAGGATATAATTATGttatatgatatattatatagCATCACATAAAATACTAATGTGAATTCTAACAATATTCTCAGGTCTAAAAGGACAAAAGGGAGAAGTTGGTGACCATGGACCCCCAGGACCTGAGGGGCCACGTGGCTTTCCAGGTGCCCAGGGCCAAACGGGGGAGAAAGCCTTCTTGCATCGTTCAGCCTTTAGTATGGGGCTGAGCAGCAGAGCCCCAACCCCCAATGTGCCTATACGCTTCACCAAACTCTTCTACAATGAATATCGCCATTATGATGACTCCACAGGAAAGTTCAACTGTCAAATTAAGGGCCTTTACCTATTCACTTACCACCTCACTGTTTATATGAAGGATGTCAAAATAGGACTGTACAAGAATAACAAACCCATCATGTTCACCTTTGATCAGTTCCTGACTAACAATGTGGATCAGGCCTCTGGCTCCATCTTGCTGCACCTAGATGTTGGGGATGAGGTTTGGCTGCAGATTTATGGGGACGAATTTGGAGGCATTTATGGAGATAATCTGAATGACTCATCTTTCTCCGGAATCCTGCTGTATCCGGACCAGGAATGAATGGGATTCTCCACCTGTGCAATATAAAATGTGCTGCTATCTGTCAGGAAGACAATAAAGGTCATTCACAAAGGTTTCTATTTACACAGAACACTTATTTATCATCTCACATAAGCATAAGTGCAGACCCACATTcggaaagaataaaaaaaacacttcacaCTTCACAGTCCTGACTACCATCGGTTTAGGCCTTTTACATTTTCTCCAATAATACTGGTTTCTCTACTcccatttatgatttaaattattattattattattattatcattattattattatgagtaAGAGATCACCAGGACTGTCTTTATCATGTTTGTAGCTCGTGTGTTTTTGATTAAATTTACTAGATGACTATTTGAACACACGTACCGCGCTTTAAGTACATCTGGTAAAATAGCAGTCTCATTAAAGGCATAGACAAACTCCTGATTACAAAATAACAGTCCTTATGCAGGGGAAAGAGCCTCTGCAGTCAACCACCATCCAGGGGATGCCCCTGTCAATGCAACCTCTTCCCACCTTGTATctgatttaaatgtatttcccttacaaaaattaaatcttgttcttTCATGTGGGTGTAAATGGGGGCAAATTTATGCTCCCAAACATTAATTAGTTAGGAATGCCCCAATCTTCTCAGCATTACTTACTAAATAATGTTCCCCTCTCTAAAGTTCTTCCATCTTCATGTGCTGATAAATGtgatttctgtaaaaacaaaaaaatatttggccaaAAATAGGTTACAACATGGCAAGTGCTCAGCAGGGGCTTATATGTTCAAAATCTGAAATTACCTTTTACATCCCAAGACTATAAacatatagatttttttattttaatttgcagaTAATGTATTGATTTGCAGTAGTGGGGGTGCTATACCATAGTCTTGCGATGTGGTTAGCACAACATATCGGTGTCTTTCTAACTTCTAATAATTCTGGAAATGTATTCTCTATCGGCAGGAGCATATAAAAGTGGCAGTCTCTACATGTGTCAGGGTCATTTTCACAGATGTAACTCAGATGAAAGACTGAGAGGATGTCCAACATAGTATAATTTTATTACAGTCATTGTTCTAGAGAAGTACATATGAGTATGTAGAATGCAATGTCTGGACCTGTTGTCTTAGTATCTTTAGGAAGTCATCTTGGCAACGCGTGTTACTGAGGCTCATCCTCTTAATGCAGTGGATGCTGGAAGAAACTTAACAAAGTTACATGTTAATCTTTATTGAACAGTAAAACATTTACATTAGACAGCAGCTCAGCATCTCCTGCAAGTTACAGAGTCTGTGCTATATCAAGTCTTTGACTCCCCACTGAGCACAATACACATCATCCGATCAAGGCTGCATCTTAGCTATTTGTTACTCACTGGTttctgccatatttctgtaaaagCTCCAGCCTTCCACATCATCATTCACTtatttgaatgaatgaatgaatcaatCAACTGACTTGTTATCAGCAATAAATAACATCAACTTGTGATCACTTGTCTGTCAGCTACATGTCATAGGTGACAGAAGAAATGTGTGAGTCAATACAAGaatgttttaaaatgatttatttgggCAGTAAAATATTAACATCACTGAGAGTTTCACGCCTTACAGGCAAATGCGACtcacaattt encodes the following:
- the LOC142143666 gene encoding adiponectin-like, whose amino-acid sequence is MLAIHSVCVLILLVPICSLAEDDPKPPLQNSCANWMGGAPGYPGHNGLPGRDGKDGKDGVKGDRGESGLKGQKGEVGDHGPPGPEGPRGFPGAQGQTGEKAFLHRSAFSMGLSSRAPTPNVPIRFTKLFYNEYRHYDDSTGKFNCQIKGLYLFTYHLTVYMKDVKIGLYKNNKPIMFTFDQFLTNNVDQASGSILLHLDVGDEVWLQIYGDEFGGIYGDNLNDSSFSGILLYPDQE